A stretch of DNA from Lycium ferocissimum isolate CSIRO_LF1 chromosome 4, AGI_CSIRO_Lferr_CH_V1, whole genome shotgun sequence:
TCAATCCAAGATTTTACTTACATGCTATCCCAATTTAGTTTTACTTTTAATGGCATCCAATCTTTTTATTCATATTCAGTAATTAATAGTAATTAtgtttggaacttgaatttcactttaaaagaattgaaatttCGTGAGTAAAAACTATTGTTTCACCTTATCAAacaaaatgactttttttttttttttttgcaagttaCAACAGAACAAACCTATAAAAAAACATTGATTTTAAGATAATGCTATAATATTTACAATATGAACGTCCAAATGGTCTACTTAAAATTCACACTAGATGGTGTATGCCCgtagcacgggcccaacactttggattatacAATGTATCtgtgtgtatgtagttgtgtataattataaaaatttatgtattgGGTAGTgatagtatatacatatatattttatactgCTAATAAACATACTTAAATTTGCACTGtcgatgcatatatatagataaacattaatacatatacacaaatgttATTTGTTTATTAAGTGGAATTATGTGACCATGATAAAACAATGAAAAGTAAAAGGAGTGTAAAAGTGACACGTGGccaaaaacataattaataccTGCGCACTTAAACGACATCATCCGTTTTTGATGCAATTTTTTTATGAAAGGCAAAATAGAAAAAGTAtgaatatatttaataataagCTACAGTAAGATTCTACTTTTAACTAATGGAATTATTCAATGGCAAGTGCTTTGACCAAATTGCCCTTGGTTTCCCTTGGTCGACGATCCACTTCTTCAACTCATGCTTTTATAtagtttagttttaaaaaagggaatttgactattacaaattaaaaactaaaaaaatggagaaatcgCACaaattgtccttcaaatgggttggtatttaatttttgcctttagcaattaattttaggaataatttcaataatatacaatccagcataaaatattatatccacgtagttatatttttaatttacatctgtatagccaacttttttttacaatagtgtttatacacacgatatacaacattatacacttaCTGTAAATAATGTGTCGATCttatataaaagagtataatAATGTATACAGGATTATTTTgggtaatattaaaaatatgagtcatttcaggtaaatattttttccaaatgGACATAGGCtgctatttttcctaaattttatGCCTAGTGGCCATAAGTTTTTAATGGTGCGAAacataacttgtgagatattatgatgcaaaaatataaatttataccccagaatttttattttttttagggacaaaaattaaacagTAACACAAAATAAGGGCATAAGTGACAATGAGCCTAAAAAAATGTGGAGAAAGTTTTGGTAGGACCTACGGCACACATGTGGAtccccacctttttttttttttttttacatgactAGGTGTTAGACGTatggtataagttttaaatcttttggttttatgatttctttagcagtttttgttttcaatttaaatcgttatttcttttttcccgaacttctcttctttacatgatctctaagcgtacctttaccattttctgaacttattatcattatttaaatatctttttttttctgttgcaattgtctcctacttcttcacgtggaccccatcttaactttttttgtttttttgcaattgtctcttAATTCTTCCCGCCGACCCcgccttaatttttttaatctttactattatagaagagtgagctccaccttaaattttttttttcattcctattattatagaagattgggCTCcaccttattttatttttttaacttttattttttacaatttttctaCTATTAAAGATGATTGgggcccaccttttttttttattattattagtgactgacgacgaagcatgAGTTTATAGTAGAAAAATATAGTGACCATTTTAATTTTTAGCCGGTCAAGAGAATACGTACCACCAACTACTTAATTTTGTTGTAGAGACGTGGCTTTTGGATCAATGATTAAATGAAGCAGATATAATTTATAGGATTGCTTTTCAAAATGAACTGTACTCCCCTTCGTATCAAATTTTGTTTTACACGCCCTTAAAAAATActtcctctttttatttttacttgtcctgtATAATAAAAGTAGTTTTTCATTTTAACTTGTTCAgcttgaaaaatcaagagataatttatcatttcatGCCTATTTTACCTTATCATTAATTattgctttgaaaatttcaaggaaTTCTTAGTGGCAACACAACTTTCAAAGTATGTTTTATTAATTTCAATCATTAGATGACTTACTAATAATTAggggtgatatagtaaaattgtcatttattTATGGCTCCTTAAGGAGTGTGTCAGCAAATACAGGACGAGGAACAATGGacgagggagtattaattaggAGGGGTAAATGACTagttttacccttatttatgtctaagtaaTAATCTCTCTCCATTAATGGCAAAATTCCACTCACTAAAGATAAAAtggggaaaaaataattaattgtgccTTGTATTTCgaaaacgataaataatttgagaaaactatttttagtaaccacgacagataatttgagtCGGAGTGAGTAGTACTATTAGGTGCTATTTAATTAACTGTTTCTAATTATTATtagaattttcattttttgttagGTGCAAGCTTATAGTCTCCTGATTAGGAATGGCATCGTGTAGGGATGGGAGGTAGGGAGAGTGAAGCCTTAATGGAGAGAAATATTTAATCCTTTTCTATTCTAAGATCATTTACTTCTGCAATCTCCATTCATTTCCTTTCAATTAATGTCATCAATTCGTGAATTACAAGTGTTTATTACAAATTGAAACCTTACTTTTCTCGTATTAAAGAAACATATAACTATGTAcagaaaataataacaacatacccagtgaaatcccacaatatAGGGTCTAaagagggtaaagtgtacgcagacatTACCCTTACCACGCAAGATAGGGAGACTATTTTCGAAAAACCTTCAGCTCAAGAGAAAGCATGGCAAAAATGGTTAGATAATACAAGCAATTAGTAGTACgggaatgaaataataaaagcGAAAAATCATGGTACAACAAACTGAAAAAAAAGGGGTCGTAGCTATCACAGatgaataatttaaaaaaaaaaatcgaagtaCGAGAAATAATAGATTGTAGCATAAAacaaaggacaagaaactatGGGGCAAAACTACGACTACTAGTGAAAAAGGGTAAGCGGGACTACCTACTAGTGTTCTACCCTAATCTacgtcctccacaacctcctatctaaggtcatgtcctcggaaAGCTGgaactgcgccatgtcctgtctaatcacctctctccaatacttcttcggcccacctctacctctcctgaaaccgtctatagccaacctctcacacctctgCACTGGAGCATcagtgtctctcctcttcacatgcccaaaccatcgcAACCTcacttcccgcatcttgtcctccattgaggccactcccaccttgtcctgGATATCTTCACtcctaatcctatctctcctagtgtGCCACACACCCATCGCAAAGATTCTCATTTCCGCAattttcatcttctgaacatgaAACTATGTACAAAAATAAACACCATACACTCCCTCCGTCACATATTATTTGACCACTTTGCCTTTTGCACTCCCcttagaaatcataaataaaagatgtattttcCTACCTTaccctatctctctccaataaatatatTCTAATCAGTATTGACTATTTTTAAGAACATTTAATACTAAAGGTAAGATGGAAAAGATttcattaattttatcttgattttataaatgaacaagtaactTGAGACAAGAAATAAATGTCATAAGTTTATCTATCGGACACTTTTATTGTAGTAAGTGAAGATTTGAAAAAGTAGTATTTATTATCTTCGTGATTTCCTAAATCTAACACTTATTTTGACCAAATCAATTTGGTTAAAACAACACTTATTTCGGATCAAAGgaagttttttcaaaaaattaatatatttaggGAAATGTTAATTAAGTgagatatttaaaaatatatatatattttacttatGTGATTCAAGCTATATTAAAAATCTTTCCAAGGAGGGTGGAAAATTTTAATACTATAATAAGAACGCTCATAAGGTAGCGTGGAGTATTAatgtttttccttcactttcaaTCAGAGATATCAAGTTCGAGttgtgaaaatgaaaaaaatatcttaataGGGAGTGTTTCTTCACGTAGAAGCAGAGTTAGAATTTTTAATTTCTGAGTTTTGAATCATAATATTTATTACTTAGTGGATTTTGGATATATTATTTATACACAAGGGAGCCCTATACacaataaatgaatttttaacAAAGATACGAGATTTGAGCCAAAGTTATTGAGTTCTACTGCCATAATCATAGTTATGGCTTCACGCCCAATAACAAGGATTCAAATTAATTGTGATTCCAAAGCGAATATCAACCAACCAAcagataagaaataaaaaaaaaaatcaacattttgaaacaacacacacacacaaaaaaaaaaacaaaaaaaaaaagtttcgtAAGTTATTGAAttctatatttccataattactgTTATTGCTTTGCGCCCGACAacacaaatttaaattaattgggATCCGTGAATATCAACCAACCAACCAACGGATAAGAAAAAGTGTCAACCTtttgaaacaaacaaaaaaagagttTCCTAAGTTATTGGGTCGTACTACCATAATTACCGTTATGATTTCGCGTCCGACAatacaaatttaaattaaatgaGATCCCGCGAATATCAACCAACCAACggataagaaataaaaaaaaaaaactatcaacCTTTTGAAAcaacacccaaaaaaaaaaaagagttttttaaGTTATTGGATTCTACTGCCATAATTACCGTTATTGCTTTGCGCCCGACAACACGAATTTAATTTAACTGGGATCCCGCGGATATCAATCAACCAACGGATAAGAAAAAGTGTCAACCTTTTGAATcaacataaaaaaaagaatttcctAAGTTATTGAATCCTACTACCATAATTACCGTTATGGTTTCGCGTCCGACatacaaatttaaattaaatgaGACCCCACAAATATCAACCAACCAACGgataagaaattttaaaaaaaaaacaatcaacTTTTTTAAACAACACAAGAAAAATAGAGTTTCCTAAACTATTGGGTCCTACTACCATAATGGCGGTTATGATTTCGCGCCCGACAACAcgaatttaaattaattgggATCCCGCGAATATCAACCAACCAACGgataagaaattaaaaaaaaaaatgtcaaccTTTTGAAACAACAGAAAAAAGAGTTTTCTAAGTTATTGAGTCCTACTACCATAATCACCGTTATGATTTCGCGCCCGacaatacaaatttaattaattggGATCCCGCAAATATCAACCAACCattggaaaagaaataaaaaagaatgtcaaccttttgaaacaacaacaaaaaaaaaaatagtttcttaaGTTATTTGGGTCCTACTACCATAATTACCGTTATGGTTTCGCGTCCGACAATACGAATTTAAATTAAATGAGATCCCGCGAATCTCAACCAACCATCGGgtagaaaatttaaaaactatCAATCTTTTGaaacaagacaaaaaaaagAGTTTCGTAAGTTATTAAATTCAACTGCCATAATTACCGTTATGGCTTCGCGCCCGACAACACCAATTTAAACTAATTGGGATCTCGTGAATATCAACCAATCAACAGAtaagagattaaaaaaatgtcaACCTTTTGAAACaatagaaggaaaaaagagtttCCTAAGTTATTGGGTCCTGCTACCATAATTACCGTTATGGTTTCGCGCCCGACAATActtatttaaattaattgggATCCTGCGAATATCAACCAACCAACggataagaaataaaaataatatcaacCTTTTGAAACAacagaaaaaaatagtttcctaAGTTAGTGGGTCCTATTATATTATTACCGTTATGGTTTCGCGccaaacaatacaaatttaaattaatagGGATCCGGCGAATATCAACCAACCAACagataagaaatttaaaaaatatattaaccttttgaaaaagaaaaaaaagttgtgTATAGTCCAATAATTTCTCTTTTGGCTTCTCGACCTAAAGCCTCGACCATGAGTGAGTCATGTGGCCTATCTAACTGACTAAAGCGATCTCTGATGAAGTTTTCATGAGAATTACGAACTAGCATGTCGATTCCTGCTATTCCTGAAGTAAAGATTAAAAGAAGCATCAATTTTGCATTTAAGAATATTTTCATGAGGAGGAAATCATTTAATTTCAAAGCCAGTTCCCGCTGCCGTAGGGTTGGAGGTTGCCTTTCTTGCGTTAGTCCAATCCTATcaaaacgggattggagatctTTTCTGTATATTAAATAAATTGTTTAACACAAATTCGGGGGATTGAGGGCAGTTTTCCGACCACCGAACATGTTATCGAATTAATTGTGATACGAATGAAAAAGCATGCTACAAAATATAGGGTCGAGTCTGACATAAGGAGTGTGATCCACTCTATAAAGAATGAATTCCTGAAACAACTCTAAGATAAACTCCATCTTAATCTACCCTACAAGATTTGATCCAAAATTATTCAGTCAAATCGTAGTCACCATCATAGCTCTGTTCCTGAACGAATTAATCAGAACCTCAAAACGAATAATGAATACCGAATAGTGAAACGGAAtgataaacaaaaaaaacatcaaatttttggaacaacaCAAGAAAAATGTTTGATAAAGTATAATAGTACGTTACAATAATTACTCTTTTGGACACAAAATGAACGTGTTGCATGTTGGCCCGGAATTTTATACGGTTATCTCCACTGtaacataattaaattattcCTTAAACATATACTCTCTTATTTCCAAAACTTAGTGAGCAAAATAGGAACAACAGAAGCAGAGTCCTTAATATTTTTTCCTCTTACTTAGTAAGCAAATTTATGAAAGAGAAAACATCTAATCCGACATTTTCGCGATTGAATAGACGCCATTGGATTAAGTTAACccattttgttaatttatttattatgtatataaaccCCTGTTAATTGAGAAAACTGAGAGAGTGTAACTGGTAACCccttttctatattttgtaTCGCTTAAAACTTTCACTCTTCAAGCATCAATGGCGGCTGAAAATGAGCGAATTTTGaggaaaagaaagcaaaatgttGATAAACATACACATCGGAAATTGGGTGTTGATCAAAAAGTTGAGGTAATTAAAATGGCtctgtttttatatttttttttattttgattcatttctttttttggttaatcTAAACATGTTGTATGAGGAGAGGAACATCTGAATTTTGTTATCTGTTCTGATATGATTTCACCATTTTTGGAAATTCTATTTAGATATGTGGAAAGAATAGTTCTGATCAATTTTTTCTATAAGAAGCggttaagaagaaaaaagtttGATTCTTTGAGTGTAACATGTGGCagagggatttttttttttttttttttttatttttttttataaattccGGAATTGGGTTTTGATAACTTTTTTGACTGAATTATTGATTTTTAGGTTTCAGTGGTTAAAAATTTTACTAGATTTTTTAAGTTGATTTAATCACATTGTgttatctatgttttgttgATGTACATTTGTATATGTAAATTTCTAATTAGGCATAAAATTGACTATACAGTGGATAGCAGCCTATTGAAAGTGGGTTTGTTGTTTAATGTTCATGAAGTGAAAGGACAAGGAATTATCagatttttagattttttttttcaatcattttttttttttgggttaatcCAAAATGTCGTACGAGTAGCGAAACATCTGAATTCTGTTATGTGATTTCACCATTTTTGGAAATTCAATTTAGGTATTTGGAAATaatttgtaagaaaaaaaaaagtttgattcTTTGAGTATAAAGTGTGGCAGAGGGAAAGTTTTGGTTTTGTTGATTCTGGGCTTTGGGTTTTGATAACATTTTTGACTGAATTATTGATCCTTAAGTTTTACTGGTTAAAACTTTTACCAAAGACAGATTTTTTAAGTTGATTTACCCACATTGTGTTATCTATGCTTTTTTGTTGATGTACATTTGTATATGTAGTTACTAATTAGGCATAAAATTGACTATACAGTGGATAGCAGCCTGTTGAAAGTGGGTTTTTTGTTTAATGCTCAAATTAGATATGTGGAAAGAATACTTCTGATCACATTTTCTATAAatggttaagaaaaaaaaagtttgattcTTTGAGGAGTATTAATTTATATGGAGTGTAATGTGGCAGAGGGAATTTTTCGTTTTGTTCATAAGGTTTTGTTGATTCtgggttttttgtttttgactgAATTGTTGATCTTTAGGTTTCAGTGGTTAAAACGTTTCCCAAACATAGAATTTGTAAGTTGATTTCCTCACATTGTgttatctatgttttgttgATGTACATTTGTAATTTTGTATATGTAAGTTGCTAATTAGGCATAAAATTGACTATACAATGGGTAGCAACCTGTTGCAAGTGGGTTTTTTTGTTTAATGTTCATGAAGTGAAGGGCCGGGAATTATTAGATAAAATTAGTATAAATGTTTGGGGTTCATTGTGCATATAAAGCTCAATTTCAGCATAATTGAGGAAAATATCAGGGAGTACCATGGACTGGTTTAATGTTTCCCTTCCAATTGTTAGTTCAATGCCATAATTTGTCTTGGGTATTTTAAAGGCTATAAAGTGGATGGCATGGGTGAAGAATGTTTTTTCCTCTTACCCTTTTTCCGCTCTTTAATTATGGAGAGTTTAGGCGGGGAACAGTGATATGTCCAGTGTTGTCAAAcgcgcgcttaagccctgaagcgaggggCAAACCAAGTCGCCTCGCTTAATGTGCACTTCAGTGacatcatcaaggctctaagacatttTTCCTTGCCAATGCGAGTCTCCTGAATAGGAAACACTAAACATTTGTtattttcactttatcgtaaaaaaaaattcaatttctttgtccatatatatttgttattcttacttattattattagtcttggatcaaacacatatattcaaatttttttctccatttgcgcctttttcattaaagcccatgCTTTATTTGTGCTTTGCACTTAAAGCCCCGATGGACCTTAGACTTTTTTTGCGCTTCTCGCATTTGGTAAATGTTTTTCTAATGCATTGTGATTTATGCAGGTGAGGAGCGATGAAGATGGGTTTttgggttcgtggcacctggGTACTGTGATTAGTTGTGCTGATTTGATTCGTCGAGTTAAATACGATCACCTTCTGTCAGAAGATGGTTCTGGCAACTTGGTAGAATCTGTAAGTGTTTCTCCTATGGTTGATGGGGTAATTCCTGCTGATCAAAATCCAGTTCACAGTCGTGGTGTGATTAGGCCTTCGCCACCTCCACATGAATTTGGAAAATGGCCTTTAACATATGGACTGTGTGTAGATTTCTATTACCAGGATGCCTGGTGGGAAGGTGTGATTTTTCATCGTGAAGAAGGGGACAAGGAGCGAAGAATTTTCTTTCCAGAAATGGGTGATGAGATGATGGCTCCAGTGGACAAGCTTCGAATAAGTCAAGATTGGGATGAGGTTACAGAAGAATGGGAGCCTCGTGGTTCTTGGATTTTCCTTGAATTGATTGAGGAGATTGAGCAGATACACCCGCGCTTAATCTCAGTCAAACAAATCTGGTATGAAGTGCAGCTAAAGCCTGATTATGATGAAGTTCTCAAGCAGTGGTGGACGTCTTCTTCAATAGatatttggaggaaattggtgAAGGAAGTTGTGCATGATAATATGAAGTTAACtatcaaacaatttttttctgaACTGAACTCCTCAAAGGTCTTTGTAGAGGGAGGCCAATTGCTGGAATTTTCAGAACCTGCCCTTGAAATGTATATTGATAACTCGATTGCACCCTTTACTGAATCCGGTTGCAAATTAGATAGTCCGGCTGTGCTTCCTATGGATCAGGATGATGTTTCCCATCCTCAACCTGTTGAAAAGCAATCTGTTTCAGACGGTTTTGCCCCTGCCACAAAGGAAGTTCAACTGTGCGGTAATGGTGATTGTTGGTCAATTCCTCCTAGTCAAAAAGAAGATTCATCTGTGCCTCCGCCTAGTGATGACGTTGCTGGTATTTTGTCCAGTACCAAGAGAAAACCACCGACTTTCGCGAATTCTAAGCCTCGCAGGGGGAGACCTCCTACAAAGAAGAACTCAGAAGCAATTGCTAAGTATATGTCATCTATGTCCTcgatgaaaaaatttaagaagcCGCCTAATGATGACATTGCTGGTATTTTTTCCAGTAGCAAGAGTGAACCACCGACTTTTAAGCCTCGCAGGGGGAGACCTCCTACAAAGAAGAAGAATCCCGAAGCAATTGTTAAGTATATGTCATCTATGACCTCGATGAAAAACTTTAAGAAGCCACCTAGTGATGACATTGCTGGTATTTTGTCCAGTAGCAAGAGTGAACCACCGACTTCTAAGCCTCGCAGGGGGAGACCTCctacaaagaagaagaaatccgAGGGGCAGAACCTGGTCGGTGAACCTGACTCTTGTCCAGAAGCATTAATTGCTAAGTATATGCCAGATAAATCCTCggtgaaaaaatttaagaagcaTCTCTTACATTTGGGCTGGAAATTTGAACTCATAATGGACTGTGGCATCATAAAGAAAAATTACGTTACTCCTGATGGAAAGGTATTAGGGTCACTTACCCAAGTTTGCCAGGTGTTGGAAGAGTCAAAAGCTTGTCGGCCCGTTCCCCCAGTTGAACAAAGTAGTTTACATGAGTCAACTTATAACTCCATCCAGTCTCCTCCTAGCATGGAAGGACCACAAACATGCAGAGAGGTGCCTGAGTTGCCATCTACTTCTACTGAAGAAACAATTATTGATCCTGAAATCAGTCGTCAAGCTGTAATTGATTACTGTTCACCGAGATCTCAAGAAAAAGGTGCCTATCAGAAGTTGTATAAACTTGGGGTGAAGATAGGGGATACTACCCTAAAAGCTAAGAAATACCTAGCTGCAACTGGATGGAAATTCTATACTGTTGGGAAGAAAGACAAGCAATTGCGTTTCCGCTCCCCGGAAGGTAAACTTTTTATCTCTTTCCGAAAGGCTTGCATATGGTGCATAAAAAAGTGGGAATCCGAAAGCCAATTACCAGAGCATGACCCCCTGTTAAGAGAAAAAGAACCCCTTCAAAATGGTAAAAGCAGATTGTATAACATGACCAAaccaagaaagaagagaaaacatgGCGATGTAAGAGATATTCATACTGGTGGCTTGCCAGGGAAAAAATCCAGGCCTTCACTCAAAAAAGGAGATGGTATAGGATCTAATTCTTCAGCCTGTGTGATGCGATCAAGTAAAAGAGCTCGGAAGGCGGCTCCTTCTTCCTCTAATCAAACAGCTCGAACAGTTTTATCTTGGTTGATAGACAATAATGTGGTCCTGCCACGTGCTAAGGTACAATATTGCGGAAAGAAGTATGGTAATCCAATGGCAGAAGGGCGGATAACTCGTGAAGGAATCAAATGCAATTGCTGCCAAAAGATATTTGGTCTTCGTAACTTTGAAGCTCATGCTGGGAGCAGTTGTCACAGACCTTCAGCAAATATATTTTTGGAGGATGGAAGGTCTCTTCTTGAGTGTCAAATGCAGTTGAAACGCAAACAGAGTGTAAACAACACCACGAAAGAACCATGTGCAGTAGAAAAGGGTAGTCGTTTTAGCACAAATGACTATATATGTTCTGTGTGTCATTATGGCGGTGAATTAATTCTCTGTGATGAATGCCCTTCTTCATTTCACCGTGATTGCCTTGGGATCAAGGTATCACTTTCTTACTGTTATATTGTACTTCGTTTTGTTAATCCTCAATCAGAAAGCTAAAATCTTGCATCCAATTGCTTAAACAGGAGGTTCCAGAAGGTGACTGGTTTTGTCCATCATGCTGTTGTAAAGTGTGTGGTGAGAGCAGATTTGATACAAACAGAAACCACTTTACAGATAACTCCGTTCTCATTTGTTGCCAGTGTGACCATAAGTGTGAGTAGCTGTTTGATCTTTCTCATATGTTCCAACAACATATTGTAATCTTTCTAGTGACATTTTTGTGCTCAGGTATATAGaattgtgtgtatatgtgtgcaCACATATCTCCGTATAGGTACTTCTTTATTGATTAAGATTTGATTCGATGCAGATCATGCTCGGTGCTTGAGAAGCAAGGGTCCTGGAAAGCTGGATAATTATCCTGAAGGAAATTGGTTCTGCAACAAGAGTTGTGAGCTGGTAGTTGAAGCATGCTTTCCTTACACAACATTTTTTGCTAAGAAGTTTATAAAATGCAATATTTAATGCCTGAGAAACATAGTGATTACATGCTTAACTAGtgctttttttccattttcagtGGATTTTAACTATGTGAGAAATTTTATTagagacaattttttttttttttttttgcagataTTTTTGGGCATGCGTCATCTTTTGGGAAAGCCAGTTATAGTGGGTGATGATAACCTAACTTGGACATTGTTGAAATATATAGAACCTGATGATTCTGGTTCTGATATTGTGGGTTATGAGTCCAGCGTGGAGAATTATAGCAGACTTAGTGTTGCTTTGAATGTGATGCATGAATGTTTTGAACCAGTCGAAGAACCTCACACCAGTAGAGATATTGTAGAAGATGTTATCTTTAGTAGATGGTAAGATTCAGATTTTACCATCTAGACACGTAATATGCTTTAATTgcctttattaaaaaaatgatcGGGCATTAATTATTTCAGCTAACGACAAACAAAATCTGAAACTGCAGGTCAGAGTTAAACCGCTTAAATTTTCAAGGTTTTTACACTGTGCTGTTGGAAAGAAATGACGAACTGATTACAGTAGCGACTGTAaggtatgttatatatatattctttgagCAAATTAAAACTAGTTCTGTACTCTTCCTTGTAAACTTTTCCATAATTCTAAAAGTAATAAACAAAATTTTGATACAAATATGTATACTTTTACTGTCATTTCAAAGGGTTTATGGAGAAAAGGTGGCAGAGATCCCTCTTGTTGCAACACAATTTCAGCACCGCCGACTTGGAATGTGTCGCATTTTAATCAAGGAGCTCGAAAAGGTATGCATCTCTTCTTCAGTTCAGCTTTGCGGGGTGGTGGTATACCAAAGGAACAGGTCTAAAAAAAGCCCGAGTATGTTCTTTCTGGTGCAGGGACGTTCATGAAAGctatataaagtataaaaagtCTTGttgttttttggaaaaaatagtTATAGGTTTCTTTCCTCGACCAGGGCTGCGGATTCAAGAATTTTCGGCTATGTATTTAAGCTGGTGACAATGACAATGGTTAGCGATCCCAATGAGGGGTTGCTGATGTACATTTTGTAGGAAAAGATTTTCTGGTATTTGGAAATGTTTGTTATCTCATAGTAGGCATATTTGTCATGTGATTTGCATTGATCCTAATAAATTTGACTTAGTTTGCTGGGCAGTCAGCTGAATTAAATGCTTGATTTGAAGAATGATCAAGTAGTCTATAACCCAGAGAATTAGTGATATCGTGCAGGCAGATGATAATTTTGAGTGTTTAATCATTTAATCCCAGTGTACTTATTAACTGTTTCTGTTTTTTTCTCATTGTGAGTTTGTTTCTCTC
This window harbors:
- the LOC132052918 gene encoding uncharacterized protein LOC132052918 isoform X1; amino-acid sequence: MAAENERILRKRKQNVDKHTHRKLGVDQKVEVRSDEDGFLGSWHLGTVISCADLIRRVKYDHLLSEDGSGNLVESVSVSPMVDGVIPADQNPVHSRGVIRPSPPPHEFGKWPLTYGLCVDFYYQDAWWEGVIFHREEGDKERRIFFPEMGDEMMAPVDKLRISQDWDEVTEEWEPRGSWIFLELIEEIEQIHPRLISVKQIWYEVQLKPDYDEVLKQWWTSSSIDIWRKLVKEVVHDNMKLTIKQFFSELNSSKVFVEGGQLLEFSEPALEMYIDNSIAPFTESGCKLDSPAVLPMDQDDVSHPQPVEKQSVSDGFAPATKEVQLCGNGDCWSIPPSQKEDSSVPPPSDDVAGILSSTKRKPPTFANSKPRRGRPPTKKNSEAIAKYMSSMSSMKKFKKPPNDDIAGIFSSSKSEPPTFKPRRGRPPTKKKNPEAIVKYMSSMTSMKNFKKPPSDDIAGILSSSKSEPPTSKPRRGRPPTKKKKSEGQNLVGEPDSCPEALIAKYMPDKSSVKKFKKHLLHLGWKFELIMDCGIIKKNYVTPDGKVLGSLTQVCQVLEESKACRPVPPVEQSSLHESTYNSIQSPPSMEGPQTCREVPELPSTSTEETIIDPEISRQAVIDYCSPRSQEKGAYQKLYKLGVKIGDTTLKAKKYLAATGWKFYTVGKKDKQLRFRSPEGKLFISFRKACIWCIKKWESESQLPEHDPLLREKEPLQNGKSRLYNMTKPRKKRKHGDVRDIHTGGLPGKKSRPSLKKGDGIGSNSSACVMRSSKRARKAAPSSSNQTARTVLSWLIDNNVVLPRAKVQYCGKKYGNPMAEGRITREGIKCNCCQKIFGLRNFEAHAGSSCHRPSANIFLEDGRSLLECQMQLKRKQSVNNTTKEPCAVEKGSRFSTNDYICSVCHYGGELILCDECPSSFHRDCLGIKEVPEGDWFCPSCCCKVCGESRFDTNRNHFTDNSVLICCQCDHKYHARCLRSKGPGKLDNYPEGNWFCNKSCELIFLGMRHLLGKPVIVGDDNLTWTLLKYIEPDDSGSDIVGYESSVENYSRLSVALNVMHECFEPVEEPHTSRDIVEDVIFSRWSELNRLNFQGFYTVLLERNDELITVATVRVYGEKVAEIPLVATQFQHRRLGMCRILIKELEKKLMELGVERLVLPAVPAVLNTWTASFGFSVVKESERVNFLDYTFLDFQGTIMCQKILQKTASPSVISSVLTAPAEAEQTHFDNTNSKDNVELDDNTAVSEVDQGSMHR